The genomic window CCGCTAAAGGGCAGCTCCTCTTCGATGGGCTGGCCTACGAAGAGGGCGAAGCGCTCAAGCTCCTCGGGCGTGCCTATGGCTCGAACGCGATCCCCCAGGCGCACCACGCGGTCTGGATGCGGCGGCAGAACCCAATCGTCTTGGGCGTGGCGACTGATCACCACCCCAAAGGCGCGGCCCAGATCGAGCTCCCGGAAAGTGCGTCCGTCCAAGTTTGGGTTCGTAATGCGAAAGTTGCGCGCGATGCGCGCGGGGCTTCTGCGGCGTTGCTCAGCCTCCCAGGCGCGCCGGGCGGCCTCTAGATCCCAACCCAACCACCGCGGGAGCAGGCGAATGCCCACCACGGCGGCCAACATCCCCAAAGGATAACTAAGCGTGTAGCCCACGATCGGAACCGAACTGCGCATGGCTTCCACGGCCACGGCCAGACCGGGCGTCGAGGTGAGCGCGCCAGCAAAAACCCCCACCCACAGCCGGGGGTCCAGGTCCGGAAACAGCATCCGGAACCCCCAGGTGCCCAACAGCACAACGCCGATCATGGCCAGGACGGCCAGATGGGGCCGGATCCCCTCCTGGCGCAGGGCCTCGAAAAACCCCGGGCCCGCCTGCAGGCCTACGGTGTAGAGAAAAAGCACAAGCCCCAGCTCGCGCAGCACCCCAGGAAGCTCCAGGCCCATATGACCGGCCAGCAACGCCACTACCAGCATGGCCGCGGGACCCAGAGAGACCCCCCGCCAGGAGGCGCTGCCCAGTCCGAGACCCAGGGCTAGCAGAGCAAAGAGGACGACGAGCTCGCCCACCACGACGCGATTGGCTCACACTACGAGGTTGAGGAGCCGGTCCGGCACGAACACGACGCGCCGAATGGATTTGCCGTCCGTGTGACGTTGCACGTTTGGCTCCCGCAGAGCCTGCTCTAGAACAGACTCCTGCGAACTGCCTGCGGGCACCCGGACGCTAGCCCGAACCCGGCCGTTTACCTGTACGACCACGACGGCCTCCTCACGTACCAGAAACTCCGGATCGTACTCTGGCCAGGGTTCGTAAGCGAGCGTCCGATCATGCCCCAGGCGCTCCCAGAGCTCCTCGGCTATGTGGGGCGCATAGGGGCTGATGAGCAGCACAAAGGGCTCGGCCACCGCCCGGGGGAAGACGGCCCATCGAGCGGCCTCGTTTACGAAGATCATCATCTGGGCGATGGCCGTGTTGAAACGCATGCGTTCGGTGTCCTCGGTCACCTTACGAATGGTCTCATGCAGCAGGCGCAGCTGCTCGCGCTGGGGCTCTTGATCGCTTACGCGCAGTGTTCCGGTCGCCTCGTCCACGTACAAGCGCCAGAGGCGCTGCAGAAAGCGGTAGACGCCCTCCACCCCGCGCGTGCTCCAGGGCTTGGTGTCCTCCAGGGGTCCCATGAACATCTCATAAAGCCGCAGGGCGTCGGCGCCGTATTGCCGGACGATCTCATCGGGATTGACCACGTTACCCCGGCTCTTGCTCATCTTGTAGGCCCGGGCATCGACGCGGATCTCGGGCTGATGACGCAGCACAAAGTGCTCGCCACGTTTCTCTACGTCATCGGCCGTGATCTTGCGGCCGTATACGGGCCTCTGGGTGCGGCGATCGGCGTAGCTCGCCTCGCCCGTCTCTTCAACAAACTCAGCCGATACGGGCTCTCCGCGTTCGTCCAGAAACAGGGTGAACTCGAGCTCCCCAAGGATCAAGCCCTGATTGACGAGCTTCATAAAGGGCTCGGGCGTGGAGACGATCCCCAGATCGTAGAGCACCTTGTGCCAAAAACGCGCGTACAGAAGGTGCAAGACGGCGTGCTCGGCCCCGCCGACGTAAAGGTCTACGGGCATCCAGTAGCGCTCTTTTTCGAGATCAAAGGGCCGCCTCGGGTTTCGGGGATCTAGGTAGCGCAGGTAATACCAGCAGGAACCGGCCCATTGCGGCATGGTGTTCGTCTCCCTATGGAAGGTGCGCACCTGCACCCCGGGGGGAGGCTCCTGTCCGGGCTTGAGCAGGCGTACCGTGCCCTCCGGGGTCACCCAACCGCGCACGCGCACCCAATCGAGGGCGCGCGCCAGAGGCGGCTGAGGCTCCGCATCGGGATCCGGAACCGGCTGAGGGCGAAAGTCCTCCAAATCCGGCAGCAAAACGGGTAGCTCGGATTCGTCCAGCGGGTAGGTGGCTAGGCGCCTGCCCTCGGCGTCCACCTCATGCACGATGGGGAAGGGTTCACCCCAGTAGCGCTGCCGGCTAAAGAGCCAATCCCGCAACCGGTATTGCACGCAAGCCCGGCCCAGACCCTTGCGCTCCAGCCAGGCGACGACGGCACGCTTGGCCTCTTCGTTGTACAAGCCGTCTAGGGAGAGTTCGGCATTGCGCGAGTTTACATGGAGGCCGTCCCCCAAATAGGCGCCCTTTTCCAAGTCGCCGCCCTGGACCACCTCCACAATCGGCAGCCCATGGGCGCGAGCAAAGGCCCAGTCCCGCTCATCGTGGCCGGGCACACCCATAATAGCCCCCGTGCCGTAGTGGGCCAACACGTAGTCGGCGATCCATATCGGGATCTGCCGTCCCGTGGCGGGGTTGATCGCATAACCCCCCGTGAAGACGCCCGTCTTTTGCCGGCCCAGCTCGGTGCGTTCTAGATCCGACTTGCGGGCCGCCTGTTCGCGGTAGGCTTCCACAAGCGGACGCTGTTCGGCCGTGGTGATGCGCATGACGAGCTCATGCTCCGGAGCCAAGACCATGTATGTGGCCCCGAAAAGCGTATCCGGGCGCGTAGTGAAGACCCGAATGCGCTCCTGCAAGCCTACGACGGGGAACTCGATCTCCGCGCCCTCGGAGCGGCCGATCCAATGGCGCTGCATCTCCTTGATGTTTTCCGGCCAGTCCAGAAGATCCAGATCCTGCAGAAGCCGCTCGGCATAAGCCGTAATGCGCAGCATCCACTGGCGCATCGGGCGCCGGTAGACGGGATGGCCGCCGCGCTCGGACTTGCCATCGATCACCTCTTCGTTGGCCAGCACGGTGCCCAGGGCCGGACACCAGTTGACGGGCACCTCGGCCTCGTAGGCTAACCCCCGCTTGTAGAGCTGCAGAAAAATCCACTGCGTCCAACGGTAATACTCCGGGTCCGTGGTGTCGATCTCCCGATCCCAATCGTACGAAAAGCCCAGGCTTTTGAGCTGCTCCCGAAAACGGGC from Bacteroidota bacterium includes these protein-coding regions:
- the leuS gene encoding leucine--tRNA ligase: MRYAYDPRRIEPKWQAYWERQKTFRTPDPGDPDFDPARPKFYVLDMFPYPSGAGLHVGHPEGYTATDILARYRRMRGYNVLHPMGWDAFGLPAEQYAIETNTHPRLTTERNIARFREQLKSLGFSYDWDREIDTTDPEYYRWTQWIFLQLYKRGLAYEAEVPVNWCPALGTVLANEEVIDGKSERGGHPVYRRPMRQWMLRITAYAERLLQDLDLLDWPENIKEMQRHWIGRSEGAEIEFPVVGLQERIRVFTTRPDTLFGATYMVLAPEHELVMRITTAEQRPLVEAYREQAARKSDLERTELGRQKTGVFTGGYAINPATGRQIPIWIADYVLAHYGTGAIMGVPGHDERDWAFARAHGLPIVEVVQGGDLEKGAYLGDGLHVNSRNAELSLDGLYNEEAKRAVVAWLERKGLGRACVQYRLRDWLFSRQRYWGEPFPIVHEVDAEGRRLATYPLDESELPVLLPDLEDFRPQPVPDPDAEPQPPLARALDWVRVRGWVTPEGTVRLLKPGQEPPPGVQVRTFHRETNTMPQWAGSCWYYLRYLDPRNPRRPFDLEKERYWMPVDLYVGGAEHAVLHLLYARFWHKVLYDLGIVSTPEPFMKLVNQGLILGELEFTLFLDERGEPVSAEFVEETGEASYADRRTQRPVYGRKITADDVEKRGEHFVLRHQPEIRVDARAYKMSKSRGNVVNPDEIVRQYGADALRLYEMFMGPLEDTKPWSTRGVEGVYRFLQRLWRLYVDEATGTLRVSDQEPQREQLRLLHETIRKVTEDTERMRFNTAIAQMMIFVNEAARWAVFPRAVAEPFVLLISPYAPHIAEELWERLGHDRTLAYEPWPEYDPEFLVREEAVVVVQVNGRVRASVRVPAGSSQESVLEQALREPNVQRHTDGKSIRRVVFVPDRLLNLVV